A stretch of the Vitis riparia cultivar Riparia Gloire de Montpellier isolate 1030 chromosome 13, EGFV_Vit.rip_1.0, whole genome shotgun sequence genome encodes the following:
- the LOC117928307 gene encoding uncharacterized protein LOC117928307: MSYILIGGIMKIRGNEKGKGGKILSGYYVFTEHLLPLLHLPGLQLRLGPLQLHHHGPQAGDFLNGMATWVSTNVASAFFASLERCSCINLSTTDMDDDDNGEEAKDRPLMLTSESPKSDVVNSSCRS; this comes from the exons ATGTCTTACATATTAATCGGCGGGATCAT GAAAATAAGAGGGAATGAGAAGGGAAAAGGGGGGAAAATTTTATCGGGCTATTATGTCTTCACCGAGCATCTCCTCCCTCTCCTTCACCTCCCTGGCCTTCAGCTCCGCCTTGGACCGCTCCAGCTCCACCACCATGGCCCTCAGGCAGGCGATTTCCTCAACGGCATGGCAACTTGGGTCAGCACCAACGTGGCATCAGCCTTCTTCGCGTCTCTGGAGCGTTGCTCCTGCATCAATCTGTCCACGACCGACATGGACGACGACGACAATGGGGAGGAGGCCAAGGACCGACCTTTGATGCTCACCAGTGAGTCCCCAAAAAGCGACGTCGTCAATAGTAGTTGTCGATCCTGA